The following DNA comes from Uloborus diversus isolate 005 unplaced genomic scaffold, Udiv.v.3.1 scaffold_1359, whole genome shotgun sequence.
ttttttccccgactcgaccacacgtagaaccctatgaacgtatagacacgcaaaatatccattttgaagatttccgagttaattataacgagttttctcgcgacgtctgtatgtgcggatgtgtgtatgtatgtcgcataactaaagaactttatgtcctagaaagttgaaattaagtACGTAGACttgtagtggggtctagttgtgcacctccctctttggttgcattcgggtgtttctaaaggggtcttttgcacccttttgggaggaaatcattgttaatttcgatgtaaactcaagtggtgttataatttggcggacacttagcgatacaGCGCCAGtattttgttcgccaagttttgtctccaacttggcgacaaatttggcatttttttaaaaatctgattctAATTTGGaaactgttggtaatatttagagaataaactattgaatcatattaaaaatgccaataatggggaaatggcattaaattggagtaaaaggaagtcatgtgatgtttCACATGACTTCAGGTCGTTTCAGCTCGTTCATCTTACATATTGATATTTTAGATACTATAAGAAATTTATAATGTATGTCCATTATTATTTTTCCTATACCGTGTTTCTTCTTTGCCTTTCAGTTTGTCCTGTATCATCTGGTCTCTGCATCGTTATATTTGTCGTCTGGACTGTCGGTTGTGATCTTGGGCTACCAAAGGAgatatgaaaaatattatataacTGCTGGGGTAGGTGTAAACTGTATTCAACATTCCACTTCCAGTTGATgcctagtttttaaattttgccaacATTGATGTGTGCACAAATGTTTAGTCGTATGCTTTTTTTCTGTTCACAAAAATGTGTCAATCAACAACgcaatttaagttaaaaaagacTTTTGTAAATAACGTAAGTGCTTTCTTTGAGCTAAAAATCGTTTGTTAATAATAAAATTCCTCTTTTTGAGTTTAATGAGAAATTTTTCACTAACAAAGTTTCTTTCTATgagctaaaaacattttctaaagaACAATTTTTTCTATGAGTTAAGTACTTTTTTGTCAACCACGCAATTTATTTCTATGAGTTAAAGAGACTTTTATAAATAACGTAAGTGTTTTCTTTGAGCTGAAAAATCGTTtgtcaataataaaattcctttttatgagtTTAATGAGAATTTTTTCACTTACATAGTTTCTTTCTATGAACTAAAAAAGATTTATATTAATAACGAAATTTATTTCTATGTGTTAGAAATACCTTTTTATTTTGTGAGTAGGGAAATTTCTTCCTATGGGTTCAAATGAGACTTTTATCAGTATCGCAACTTCTTTCTATTAGTTGAAAAGACCTTTGtcaaaaacgtaatttatttctataagttagaaatacttttttgtcaatattatatttttttactataagttaaaattatactttttcaatgtcgtaatttctttttatttatcaaCAACGTAATTTCTTTGTATGAACTATGAAATACTTTTTGGTCAGTAGCATAACTTCTTATTATGAGTTAATTGGCAAAAGATACTTTGCCAATAACGTAATTTCTTCCTATGAGTTAAAAGTAAAACCTctaaagttgatcacccttgtaagttgatcgaccacctatctaagttgaccgctttttcagcACGGAATTATCCCTTATCATATTAATCaatctctgtaagttgaccactaaattaGTGCACcgcagatggtcaacttacacaggtttcactgtactttggatccattcattaattacgtaaggatgattttgggaatttttgacccccctccccaatGTAAGGGTATATAAGAttttcacccccctcccccctattcttatAGATTCGATTTCGTTTTTCAAATTGTAGTTAGaaaaaggatcagttacactaaaatTCCGAGTTTGAAGTGAatcaaaggtttttatttttcaacaaaaaagttatattattcTATTGCTCTAGTTGACGTCTTGGTTGGTCCACGTTATCTAATACTTTAAGTACTGTTACGCGCAGCGTAATTAAATACGCTACGCGTAGCATAAACAAACATTTCAATACAGTTCTTTGTCTAATGTaccttacatcactggaatcgcaaaaaaatcactattattaaattatttttaaaatctatacgtgtaaagaaatatttactaaaaagttgaaatctaGATTGAATGTTTTatcgacattttttttgtaaagcgCTACTTATTAAAAATGAACATGCCATACATACCAGAGTGCATTTCGCTTATTATATTtatactattcattctttgtaaaacaattaaaaaacagctcatcctaatacgtgtTTTAACTTCAGGACGCAAATCAAATATGAACCCTGCCAAACCGCTTCACCCCGTGATTTCTAATACAAAACatagaatagaaaaatattacgtaagaatcaGTTTGACCCCCGCTCCCTCCCAAAGTAacggtatgtagagatttttcaaaccccccctccccttcgggacccttacgtaattaataagtGGCCCCTTTGTTCCAATAGCGTAATAGGCTTTTGTCAATGACACAATTACtttctttgagttgaaaaaaactTGTCAGTAACGTCTGTGTAATTCCTTTGTatgagtataaaaatattttttgtcaataatGTAATTTCTTTCTATGAATCAAAATGGACGTCATTTTCGTCTCCTGCTAGTTTTTTTGTCAATGACTTTCTAACTATCGAAAACGTACGTAATATCTTTCTAtgagttataaatatttttttgcaaaggcGTAATTTCTTACTATGAGTTTAAAAGAGGATTTTGTCAATTACACACTTACTTTCTTGGagttaaaaaaatcttgtcaatAACGTAATTCCTTTATCTGAGTTCAAAAAGATTTTTGTCGATAAAGTAATTTCTTTCTATGAATCAAACTGACGTCATTTTCATCATTGCTTGTTTTTTATCAATGACTTTCTTAATTATCGAAAACGTACGTAATATCTTTCTATGAGTTGGAAATACATTTTTGCCAATGGCGTAATTTCTTACTATGAGTTTAAAAGAGGATTTTGTGTCAATGACATAATTACTTTCTTggagttaaaagaaaaacttttcaataacatAATTCCATTATATGagttcaaaaatacttttgtgtTGATAATGTAATTTCTTTCTATGAATCAAAACTGACATCATTTTCATCTTTACTTGTTTCTTGTCAATGACGTGATTTCTTTTTCTGAGTTAAAAATGCTTCTTCAATAACGTAATTTCTTTCTATTCCAGGCCATCGGTATTGTGAATGCCATTCTTTACATCTTCAGCACTGGCCTGGGCTTGCGTGCACTTCAGGCTATCAAGTGAGAAGTGGCACGTATTTCCTGAGTTTCTACCCTGTACGGACGCGGATCAATCATACGACGAGCTTCTGCAAACCTGCCAAAAACCAAATAAGAACTTTGATCTGTTGACGTCTACATGTTCACTAAAAGCACCCAGATCGTCTCGTCTTCAGTCTTAACTAGTTTCGCGACGATTTACTGTTGTAAAAGTCCTTTGGAAGATCTAATAGGAACATTAATCTGTCAACGTCTATATgttcacttaaaaaaaactagttcGTCTTATCTTCATTCTTGAAAAAGTCTAGTTTCTTTTTGTAAACGTTGACTGGTCCAATAGGAACTTTGATCTGTCAGCGTCCATCTTTGGTATTGCCTTCAGTCTTGATTAGTTTTTTCTCATGCGAGGGTTTCTTGTTGTAAGAGACTCCTTTGACAGATCAAATAAAAACTTCGATATGTCAACGTCTGTCTCTACAtgtccacttaaaaaaaaaaaaatagatcgtcttattttcttcatttatgaaAAAAGTCTAGATTTTTAAGCGAACATATATACGTTGGAAGATCAATTCGATCTGTCAACGTCTATACGTTCACTTAAAAAAACTAGATCGTCGTGTCTTCATTCTTAAACTGATACAAGTTTTTTAAGTGGACATATAGACGTTGACAGATTAAATAAGAACTTTGATCTGTCAACGTCTACATGTTCACTAAAGACACCCAAATCGTTTCGTCTTCAGTCTTAAATAGTTTCGCGACGATTTCCTGTTGTAAAAGAGTCCTCTGGAAGATCGAATAAGAACTTTAATCTGCCAACGTCTATatgttcactaaaaaaaaaactagattgtATTATTATCTTCATTCATGAAATAAGTGTagatttttaagaaaacataTAGACGTTGGCAGATCGATTCGATCTGTCAACGTCTATACGTTCACTTAAAAAAACTAGATCGTCGTGTCTTCATTCTTAAActaatattagttttttaagtgGACATATAGTAGACATAGAAGTTGAcagattaaataaaaactttaatcttTCAACGTCTATATGTTCACTAAAGACACCCAAATCGTCTCATCTTCAGTCTTAACTAGTTTCGCGACGATTTTCTGTTGTAAAAGAGTCCTTTGGAAGATCTAATAGGAACTTTAATCTGCCAACGTCtatattttcacttaaaaaaaactaGATCGTCTTATTATCTTCATTCATGAAATAAGTCTAGGTTTTTAAGTGAACATATAGACGTTGGCAGATCAATTCGATCTGTCAACGTCTATAcgttcacttaaaaaactaaatcgTCGCGTCTATTCTTAAActaatattagttttttaagtgAACTTATAGAAGTTGAcagattaaataaaaactttaatcttTCAACGTCTACATGTTCACTAAAGACACCCAAATCGTCTCATCTTCAGTCTTAACTAGTTTCGCGACGATTTCCTGTTGTAAAAGAGTCCTTTGGAAGATCTAATAGGAACTTTAATCTGTCAACGGCTAGAtgttcacataaaaaaaaactagatcgTCTTATCTTCATTCTTGAAAAAGTCTAGTTTCTTTTTGTAAACGTTGACTGATCAAATATGGACTTTGATTTGTCAGCGTCCATCTTTGGTATTGCCTTCAGTCTTGATTAGTTTTTTTCTCGTGTGAAGGCTTCTTGTTGTAAGAGACTCATCTGACAAGTGGTTGTACGTGTTATAAGATTTGAGAGAATTTGTATGTTTCCTCCAgatttgcttactgttatgttttgaaattcattaaGTTTTTTGCTATATTATGAATGGTATCAATTTGTTGCATTTTTCCATGTTCAATGTTTGAAATCTTTAATTTTGATCGTTGTAGCCGCTTTTCACTGTGTAATTTAGTCAAGAtatgttatttttatgtttttttgtttattctatgtAACGGCAGTTAGTTCACTTTATTTAAGCTTTTAATGACTTACATAGTTGTGCTTTTTATACGGTCGATATGTGAGAATATGTGAACCAGCTATTGTATTttattcgttttcaattttaatgtattgaattattttgaaataattttactgTAACGACATTGAATATACTGTTCAAAtcgtttttcagaaataaatgcaatTCAATTGTTTAAAAGGCACTTTATTTGTATATATTTCCATCcattctgtattttaaaaacaatttggattgttcagtaaattaccgcacaatagccagggctaaagcagatgtacatgaaatacaccgccagctcagtcatttccagcagaggactacagtttcgtgcttattagcacgcatgagctcggcataggaaagtgactgagctggagatggaaaacctcttaaggaagccaagagtgccaaacaaactggtagctaatatagaattagcgcagaccagtcgagtgaccgaagcaatgattcggttcaactcgaggattgaaggcaaggcatggtatattcagtaaattaccgggggGCCCAATATTTACAGTTAGTTCAGTAAATGACTATTGGGTCGGTAATTTACTTGGGTCTTAAATTAGAATGAAAGAAATACTATCATTCGAAATTTCTTCGAACCAATCTGCAAACTTTGCCGGgcttaaagaaacaaactgaaaatttcagcgaaatcggacGGGTACTTCTCGAATTTTGCGCGTTCTAACACACatacgctttttggagacttcattttatactatgtagacaAGTTTTATAAAGAACCACTTcatgacaataactcaattttgacaaaaagtgcagatacgacatttgtgcttagcacggcggAACACTGCTCGttcaaaacagaaaagaagaAAGGAGGCGTACACCGAATgttttttaaagggaaaacaaTATCTGTTGGATAGATGAAGTGTTCATGCAAAGCGTGAAATGGTTTTTGCTTTactgtgaaattaaaaaaaagggggttgaGTTGATTTTGATACCTCATACTTAATTTGATCCATAATGAAATGAAAAACCTATAATGTATCCAAAACTTATTTGGATAGAACTCAATACTGCCGCGGGAAAACAAAGAGcaataactgcacatttttcatttttttgcatttttgtcatctattgtacggtAGCTTTATACTACAAGCttcaaaaagcatttaaaaagcatgaaatttatgCATTAAATAGATGAAACTAATGACacaacgtttaaaagcataaataaaagattggaaagtttaaaatgcaaacctGTTTCAGAGGCAacagcctccttcctcagtgcaaaGCAAGCATAAATGGGATGATgcgcagtgttgggcattaatcaattattttttcaattgccttgttaattgattaaaaaagtaattgcaattaaatcaattgcgattaaattaattgcaattaaactatcaATTgcctttgcaattaatttaattggattaatgtacgttaatcgtttctcacaattaaaataattgcaattatttttaaaattgttttatgaaaaaattaaaactaaaaattaactttatgtatcagTAGGTACAGCGCAGGGTAAAGAGTCAGAAGTATTATTTAATTTCGTATTTTCATTCAGTGCTGATTGCTTGCTCGCCGAGTGAACTAGTCTCGTCTAGACtagctttttccacacgtaaatgtttgtgtttcaattaagtgttttaagttcGTGTAAgtcattgttttagtttaacgcataacaggggaggtgaggtctcagagatcaaccactcaaaaaaaaaaaaaaaaaaaaaaattaatcatgtacataagatacatttctgaaatttctctcagatgttatttagacttttattagtaaaaaaaaattaggaaaaaaaagttttttaatttttatttgaaatataccTTCTCTGAGGAAATTCCGCTGGAGCCATAAGATGATTTGAGAAAAGTCAtttgctgcagtaaataatttattgctcgtaataaagttacgagcaataaattatttactgcagcatattaTTTACTGTTACTTATTACTAATTATTTACTGTTgagcattgatcttttattacttgctaacatgtgtatttaaatagataataatatggtaCTCGTTCagcgtccacgtcccaggtagacctgtcgctTGTACAGTTTATTacacaaaaccagtaattttttttaagaattagttttaattaaaaatttacaaaacaaatgaGAATTGtaattgtagcaaactacaattaacaattaattgttaactgtagtaaactacaattaacaattaatcgttaattgtaattttccacaaatACAAtggatcaattgttagttgttgtggttacggttactaattaatcaattgttaatcgttaattgttcatgcaattaaaatttgcccaactctggatGATGGAACACGGTCGTGGGaaagtttaaatacaaaaaaaaaggggggggggagtattggcTTGAGAGAGTAGCATTGGGGAGTACAAGCATTGGGAGAGTATAATCTTGCTTATATGGTTTCCGCTGAAGAGAAAGTGCGAAAAAAACGtccaatttcaaaatttctccCTTGTTAGTATATTGAATCCAACacgcatttcttcaaaatatctcgaaaactcatttctgcagatactgccgtttacctgcccacggcagtataaacTAGAGCAGCTGTTATTATGGTCGACTAGGAACTCGTTGACTGCAATGAAAGATAATGCgtatgaaagttgaaaaaaaaaattgtctaagATCAACTGTGTGGTTGCGTGTGAGACGTATGGTTGACAGTGGCGATTTTCAAGGTTTTAAGATTCAGAACATTTTCGAGCAGATCACTCAAAGACTAACGTtactttaaataacttaaaattgcactttttaagctttaatttcaaaaaaaaaaaaaaaaatctcatggaATAACCCTAAACATACTCCATCCTTcaagttcctccccccccccccaagttcgaaaatattttaaaagtgcgTTATTAAGACTGAAGCTTCGTATATTTTTTCTAGGAAAAGGCCTCCTTCTACCCTTACATaaataaacttttcttaaaattgcacTTGTAGGAACTCCATTTTGAAAGAATTCCGTTAGCCTCTAAATATGCCTATCAAGTCAACTAAAGGAGATTATTAAATTAAGTATTAAGGACCTCATCAGTTTCGGAAATATTACTGGGGAAAGCTTCCTAACCATTTCCTCCTTAAATCAGCCAAAGATTGCTTCAAAATGCAAACACTGATTTATTTACATGAAACGATATGTTGAAATGTAATCCTGAGGATACAAGTTAACTTAGCGGATAGCTGCTCTTTCATGTAAAAGCTATAGCTACGCCCCGTGTCTTTTGCAATACCTGTTGCTAGCGTTGAGACAGCGATTATAAATATCGATACATCGAGGAAAAAAGCATCGATAATATGAAACATAATCGTTCATTCTAGAATAAAATTTAGTCACACCTAGCTCGAACATTCTTTTCAAACATACTTATGTGTTATTCCTATTCCATCGTGAGTTCGTTTTCATAGAATAGTCCTCGACGCCGCATTGCAGTCATCTCTCAATGATAAATTATCATTTACTTAAAGTTCCAAATGATTTGTGTGCCTGATATTGCATTGTACTCTCAATAATAACTAATATTTCTTTGGGAAGAAACGTCGCAGTAAATtaccatatttatttttgattatcgTGAAACGTAGTCTTTGCTATTTTCATCTTAGAAAGAAAGTTCGATGTAATGATGCGAATGGTAGAGAAAATTGAGAAAACGTGTTTGTAGTTgatcaaaacaatgaaaatacaaaaaccttttattcatgtatttaaagAAGGCACGAGTCTTACTTTTCAAAACAACTTTACTGAGTGAGACTTCCAGGATTTATCGCAAAATTCAAgtcataattaatttttgtatttatatagaaactaaacagcttcacatacatggAGGACTGCGTAGAAAGAACCTTGCCTAtagacacacacaggaaagatttacatcaAGAAGAATATAACACTAACGGCatcggtgggaatcgaacccactacCTCCGGCTAAAAAGACAAAGCCTCTTCCCCACAGACACGGAAGTCCATCATCATTAATATGTTGCTCAATTTCCTTTACATTTTGAGACTCCAAATCTCACTTTACTTCGCATCTGCAACACCTTCTTCCCATTTGTGCCGATGCGATGGCGCACCCACTCAAAAGCCAcggactctcccccccccccccctgaatgaGATCAAAACCCTTCTAAAATTACCCGCTCCCCGACCCcccaacaaaaaaataaataaattcaatggCGCATTCTGCTCCCTGGACTCTTCCTCGTGGGTACCCTCGCCTTCTTCTGTGTTAAGGGGCGTGTACTGGGgtggggggagggacacctgttgacgcaggcccgagcctgaaggggcccaatatttttaaaactaggcgtggaatatagggataaacaatacgttggggggggggggcggaaaagtcatttgtgacgggccccaaaatttctgtgcacgatCCTGTCTGTGCTACATGAATTAAATTCATCGAATTAGAATGCTACGTTTGGCGACCATAGTGATTAAAGGTCCACACAAATCTTAATTGAAGACATTTTAATTACGAACAAACTCGAAATTTTTCGTAGGACAAGAACAAACCTAcaccaaacgagctgatgtgtgcatcacatgacttctttttactccaatttaaagataataatgcctcggagtgagcaaaataacactttaaatactttcattttaagtctgttgtgaaccgaagcaaagaaaacgttttatacagataatttttcccaatattggcagttttaatgtgattcaatggttaactctctaaatatggccaaattgaaaccagatttaaagaaaagaaaaaaaaaaccccgccaaattcgccgccaagttggcaacaaaacttggcggccaatagcttggcgatatattgccaagtgtttgccaaattgtagcaccgcttgagttcacattgaaactaacaatgattttaccccaaaaaggtgtaaaaacccccttttggaacatctgaatgcaaccaaaatagaagatgcacaactagaccccacttggagtctatgtgccaaatttcaactttctaggacataccgttcttgagttatgcgagatacatacgcacatacatacgtacatacagacgtcacgagaaaactcgttgtaattaactcggggattgtcaaaatggattcttcaagtgtctatacgttcttagacatgtatccacgtgtggtcgggttgaaaaaaaaaatcagtattcattcgagggcgagcaaaacggaaattaaggccgatttttgagtgaaaattatttcgcgaatacaatacttcctttttcgtgaaaggaagtaaaaacaaattcaCTGGACATCCGATCCATCTCGTCCGAATTCCAACCTCTCTTCAATTCATTACCATCTCACTTTTGCATCTGGCATCACAACTTCTATTGCGCCCTCTATTAAGAAATAGGAAAGGTAACTAATAATTCTTGCTACAGTTCGGTTTTTGGTCAAGGTGCAGGTCAGAAATATTGAATTTTCAATAGAGCATTGTGTAGTACAAAAAAGCAGACCACTTAAAACTAACTGTGAAGTTTCATTTTCAGAGTACAAGATACAGTTCCTCTTTCTGACATTTTCAATTTCTCAAAGACGTGAATTCTTAAAGAAATCacttgagaagaaaaaagaaggcggggggggggggggacatttaaatgtttttgcacGATcacattattttagaattttagtttGTCGAAAGGTTACCGCCtacttcatttttaataatattttacttctaAAAACCATTATATTATTCCCGAGCATGAAATAcggtagagtctcgaaaatccgagtctcaaaagttcgaggttccgcttaatccgaggtccctcacttttattttaacttaatttttttagaagctAGAAAAATCGttttcaataaaatctgaaaatagaaatcttttgGAACTGTAAAACTTATTAACTACAcatagtaattaataaaaatacattgagatATTGGTTTCAACAACACTTCCTGAGTGACACGAAATATTCATCAACTTTTCAAGAATGGATTAAGAGATGCATTGGAGATAATACCCTGATACGTAAAACTAGACATTGTTTTGCCATAAAAAACGTATTAATCTCCCTTTTGGAAtacaattgcaataaaaaaaataggttcACAATTTTATGCCTCTTGAGTTGCATACGAAATTTAAACTTTCAACTAAACGTTTTTGTGTTATTCAAGAACCAAAATAAATACAAACGCACACACGTACATGCAGACACAGTgattggaagtagcgcgctacaagtagtgacgctactgtagtagctacattttttagtagtttgtagtgtagcgcactactttaaaaaaaaagtagagtagcaaGTAattctctacaaaaaaaaagtagtttgtagtgatttctgaaaactacttttgaataaagtttcaaaaaaaaaaaaaaaaagcaagtcttacgcgagtaaaacttgcaccaatcagattcgtaagactgaaaaatacaAGCTGACCTCTGATATATTATTTTGACGCCAcgcgttctatctgtttgacgccattagtttgtttggcatagaaacttacacattttcccaatatt
Coding sequences within:
- the LOC129232749 gene encoding uncharacterized protein LOC129232749 translates to MGSYQAQAVLSENEFTVAAFISFGESTALMMVAYGCLMTTFLLLVSSVLASRTFYHVPKSLFFVLYHLVSASLYLSSGLSVVILGYQRRYEKYYITAGAIGIVNAILYIFSTGLGLRALQAIK